The Chryseobacterium geocarposphaerae genome has a window encoding:
- a CDS encoding ribose-phosphate pyrophosphokinase, producing the protein MADQLSYLFCTRTSKDLAEKIAQHYGQELGKINFQEFSDGEFEPVLDESVRGGRVFLIGSTFPPADNLLELLLMIDAAKRASAKSITVVLPYFGLARQDRKDKPRAPIGAKLVANLLTAAGATRVMTMDLHADQIQGFFEIPVDHLYASTIFVDYIRDLNLENLTIASPDMGGAKRAKNYAGHLGAEVVIAYKERKKANVVEEMFLIGDVEGKNVILIDDMIDTAGTLCKAADILIEKGAKSVRAMATHGVLSGKAYENIENSKLLEVIVTDSIPVKNNLSSKIKVLSCAPLFADVMKMVHEHQSISSKFVI; encoded by the coding sequence ATGGCCGATCAGTTAAGTTATCTATTTTGTACAAGGACAAGCAAGGACTTGGCAGAAAAAATTGCCCAACATTATGGGCAGGAATTAGGAAAAATCAACTTTCAGGAGTTCAGCGACGGAGAATTCGAACCTGTTTTGGACGAATCCGTAAGAGGAGGAAGAGTTTTCTTAATCGGATCTACATTCCCTCCAGCAGACAATCTTTTAGAACTTCTTTTGATGATTGATGCCGCGAAAAGAGCCTCTGCCAAAAGCATTACAGTAGTACTTCCTTACTTCGGGCTTGCAAGACAAGACAGAAAAGACAAACCAAGAGCTCCTATCGGTGCCAAATTGGTTGCCAATCTTTTAACCGCTGCAGGAGCAACGAGAGTAATGACAATGGATCTTCATGCAGATCAGATTCAAGGGTTCTTCGAAATTCCGGTAGATCACTTATATGCTTCTACAATTTTCGTAGATTATATCAGAGACCTGAATTTAGAAAATCTTACGATTGCTTCTCCGGATATGGGAGGTGCAAAAAGAGCTAAAAACTACGCCGGACATTTAGGTGCTGAAGTAGTAATTGCTTACAAAGAAAGAAAGAAGGCAAATGTTGTAGAAGAAATGTTCCTTATCGGAGATGTAGAGGGTAAAAACGTTATCCTTATCGACGATATGATCGATACTGCAGGAACACTTTGCAAAGCTGCAGATATCCTTATCGAAAAAGGAGCAAAATCAGTAAGAGCAATGGCAACTCACGGAGTACTTTCAGGAAAGGCTTACGAGAATATTGAAAACTCAAAATTGTTGGAAGTTATTGTAACTGACTCAATTCCTGTAAAAAATAATTTGTCATCCAAAATAAAAGTGCTATCTTGCGCCCCATTATTTGCAGACGTTATGAAGATGGTTCACGAGCACCAATCTATCAGCAGTAAGTTTGTTATTTAA
- a CDS encoding 50S ribosomal protein L25/general stress protein Ctc translates to MKSITIQGTKRESVGKKSTKALRDAELVPCVVYGGTAPLNFSAEEKAFKGLVYTPEAHTVSIEVDGQVIPAVLQDIQFHPITDRILHADFYQLADDKPVIMEVPVRITGRSKGVVAGGVLRQSFRKLKVKAIPANLPDEVVVDVTPLRIGNKIYVGGLKPEGYSFMHPDNAVVVAVKMSRNAMKGGAAAMDDEDEEEVVAEEGAAPAAEETAAE, encoded by the coding sequence ATGAAATCTATTACAATTCAAGGTACAAAAAGAGAAAGCGTGGGCAAAAAGTCTACAAAAGCTTTACGTGATGCTGAATTAGTTCCTTGTGTTGTTTATGGAGGAACAGCTCCTTTAAACTTCTCTGCTGAAGAGAAAGCTTTCAAAGGTTTAGTTTACACTCCTGAAGCACACACGGTATCTATTGAAGTTGACGGACAGGTAATCCCTGCAGTTCTTCAGGATATTCAGTTCCACCCAATTACTGACAGAATTCTTCACGCTGACTTTTACCAATTAGCTGATGACAAGCCGGTAATTATGGAAGTTCCGGTAAGAATTACTGGTCGTTCAAAAGGTGTTGTAGCTGGTGGTGTTCTACGTCAGTCTTTCAGAAAACTGAAAGTAAAAGCGATCCCTGCAAACTTACCTGATGAGGTAGTTGTAGATGTTACTCCTTTAAGAATCGGTAACAAAATCTATGTAGGAGGTCTTAAGCCTGAAGGATATTCTTTCATGCACCCTGACAACGCAGTTGTTGTAGCTGTTAAGATGTCTAGAAATGCAATGAAAGGTGGTGCAGCAGCTATGGATGATGAAGATGAAGAAGAAGTTGTAGCAGAAGAAGGAGCAGCTCCGGCAGCAGAAGAAACTGCAGCAGAATAA
- a CDS encoding DUF3078 domain-containing protein, which yields MRKVLSGISVLMGALISAQEIKDVKEEELPVLDTVKVWSVQGQNTLMLNQAAFSNWVGGGANNVGWLAGANYNITYEKDKVLWENIIILGFGQNNTKGIGTRKTQDVVNISTNFGKGFAEHWYFSGGASLQTQFASGYEDGNNPSAAKISSFMAPGYVNLGAGITYRPNDDLTVTLRPTNARWTFVLDPDLQYAGTYGLKNDGDSCLFQFGFLGSAIYKLKVMENVNLVSTGSVFSNYLDHPTRLVLSYNGVLGMKINKYISANITLDLLYDHNQIQKTQLKQTLGIGFAYNIEKGKKRSDKKDNRSWRSD from the coding sequence ATGAGAAAGGTTTTGTCCGGAATTTCTGTTTTAATGGGAGCTTTAATTTCAGCACAGGAAATAAAAGATGTAAAGGAAGAAGAATTACCGGTTTTGGATACGGTAAAAGTATGGTCGGTTCAAGGGCAGAATACATTAATGCTGAATCAGGCTGCTTTTTCAAACTGGGTAGGCGGAGGAGCCAATAATGTAGGCTGGTTAGCCGGAGCAAATTATAATATTACCTATGAAAAAGATAAAGTACTATGGGAGAATATTATTATTTTAGGATTCGGACAAAATAACACAAAAGGAATAGGAACAAGAAAAACACAGGATGTCGTGAATATTTCTACCAATTTTGGAAAAGGATTTGCAGAACACTGGTATTTTTCGGGAGGAGCAAGTTTGCAGACTCAATTTGCTTCTGGGTATGAGGACGGGAATAATCCGTCGGCTGCCAAAATTTCAAGTTTTATGGCTCCGGGATATGTAAACCTAGGGGCAGGTATTACGTACAGACCCAATGATGATCTTACCGTAACACTTCGTCCTACCAATGCCAGATGGACCTTCGTTTTAGATCCTGATCTTCAGTATGCGGGTACTTATGGTTTAAAAAATGATGGTGATTCGTGTTTGTTTCAGTTTGGTTTCTTAGGTTCGGCGATTTACAAATTGAAAGTCATGGAGAATGTTAATTTGGTAAGCACAGGATCTGTCTTTTCCAACTATCTGGATCATCCGACAAGGCTTGTCCTTTCTTATAACGGTGTGCTGGGTATGAAAATTAACAAATATATTTCTGCAAATATCACATTGGATTTGCTGTATGATCATAATCAGATTCAAAAAACACAGCTAAAGCAAACTCTGGGTATTGGTTTTGCCTATAATATTGAAAAGGGAAAAAAGCGCTCAGATAAAAAAGATAATCGTTCTTGGAGAAGTGATTAA
- a CDS encoding rhomboid family intramembrane serine protease, giving the protein MLKNIIHKKAIINPLLMLSAMWLGFLLQTMGFFSNCTGAIIPLLPEGLVGIITSPLLHGNIDHIVGNSIPIAILMFLLYQFYPLVANKVFILGWVSTGLLLWILPPIDILTGDYMYTCTIGASGVVYVLAFFLFFSGVFKWNMKLLTISLLVVLYYGSLIWGMVPEELFYNLEEPSKISWQAHLSGAIVGVILAYTFKQVGDKKKKYIWEFPNYYNEKDDKLWQEYKENHPEDFLDLPYKKNDDIWEHLEELRKK; this is encoded by the coding sequence ATGTTAAAGAATATCATCCACAAAAAAGCAATTATAAATCCCCTACTCATGCTATCCGCAATGTGGTTGGGCTTTCTTTTACAAACTATGGGCTTTTTTTCCAATTGTACCGGAGCCATCATTCCGCTTCTTCCGGAAGGACTTGTCGGAATTATAACCTCTCCTCTACTTCACGGAAATATTGATCATATCGTAGGAAACTCTATTCCTATTGCTATTTTAATGTTCCTGTTATATCAGTTTTATCCTTTAGTAGCTAACAAAGTATTTATTTTAGGTTGGGTTTCTACAGGCTTACTCCTCTGGATCTTACCTCCTATTGATATCTTAACCGGAGATTATATGTACACCTGTACAATCGGAGCCAGCGGCGTTGTTTATGTTTTAGCTTTTTTCCTGTTTTTCAGTGGTGTATTTAAGTGGAACATGAAATTACTAACCATTTCACTTCTTGTGGTTCTGTACTACGGAAGTTTAATTTGGGGAATGGTACCTGAAGAATTATTTTACAATCTTGAGGAGCCCAGTAAAATTTCGTGGCAGGCGCATCTTTCCGGTGCTATTGTAGGAGTGATACTTGCCTACACATTCAAACAAGTGGGTGACAAAAAAAAGAAATACATCTGGGAATTTCCTAATTATTACAACGAAAAAGATGATAAGCTTTGGCAGGAATATAAAGAAAACCATCCTGAAGATTTTTTAGATTTACCCTACAAAAAAAATGATGATATCTGGGAACATTTAGAAGAATTAAGAAAAAAATAG
- the dprA gene encoding DNA-processing protein DprA, with translation MDTEENLFSIALRECSNIGDINFQKLIRVFGSAENVWKAPSKELQKITGIGRKTISDIGNIKHLKFAEKEISFCENNNIQINLRHLDQLPFLLKECEDAPAILYQKGKINPALHPVSIVGTRKITSYGKSFIETFFEESRKHKFISVSGLALGTDKEVHAESIRQKIPTVAVLAHGFHTLYPSSHRNLSDKILSENGALFTEFNSSRKPDRENFIQRNRIIAGVSPSTIVVETAFGGGSISTATFANNYNRDVFALPGKITDKFSQGCNHLIFQNKATAISTIQDLINQIGFNSSKEKIEELFPSTETTIQLSENQELIYKAITSHPQISLDDLADKINQPSHKILTTILELELLGKVKSLSGRQFVPL, from the coding sequence ATGGATACGGAAGAAAATCTTTTTTCTATCGCCCTTAGAGAATGCTCTAATATCGGTGATATTAATTTTCAAAAACTGATCCGGGTTTTTGGCAGTGCAGAAAATGTATGGAAAGCTCCATCAAAAGAACTTCAGAAAATAACAGGAATCGGGAGAAAAACAATTTCAGACATTGGGAATATAAAACATCTTAAATTCGCTGAAAAAGAAATTTCCTTTTGCGAAAACAACAATATACAAATCAACCTCCGTCATCTTGATCAGCTTCCTTTTCTATTAAAAGAATGTGAAGATGCTCCTGCAATACTGTATCAAAAAGGAAAAATTAATCCTGCCCTGCATCCTGTAAGTATTGTGGGTACACGAAAAATAACTTCGTATGGAAAAAGCTTTATTGAGACTTTTTTTGAAGAATCCAGAAAACACAAGTTCATCTCTGTAAGCGGACTGGCATTAGGTACCGATAAAGAGGTTCATGCAGAATCCATCCGCCAAAAAATTCCTACTGTAGCAGTTCTTGCTCATGGCTTTCATACCTTATACCCTTCCAGCCATAGAAACCTTTCTGATAAAATCTTATCGGAAAATGGTGCTCTTTTTACCGAATTCAACTCATCAAGAAAACCAGACAGAGAAAATTTTATCCAGAGAAACCGCATTATTGCAGGAGTATCTCCTTCAACAATTGTTGTAGAAACCGCTTTTGGAGGAGGCTCTATTAGCACAGCGACTTTCGCCAACAATTATAACAGAGATGTTTTTGCTCTTCCCGGAAAAATTACTGACAAATTTAGTCAGGGATGTAATCATCTTATTTTCCAGAATAAAGCAACTGCCATATCTACCATTCAGGATCTGATCAATCAAATAGGCTTTAACTCTTCTAAAGAAAAAATAGAAGAATTATTTCCTAGCACAGAAACGACCATACAACTTTCTGAAAATCAAGAATTAATCTATAAAGCAATTACTTCTCATCCGCAAATTTCTTTGGATGATTTGGCTGATAAAATAAACCAGCCCAGTCATAAAATTTTGACAACTATTTTGGAGTTAGAGCTTTTAGGGAAGGTAAAATCACTTTCCGGGAGACAATTTGTACCGCTTTAA
- the gdhA gene encoding NADP-specific glutamate dehydrogenase — protein MEQYNIDQKIQEFIAKIEAKNPNEPEFLQAVKEVAVTVIPFIMTKKEYTGMKLLERMAEAERIIIFRVPWVDDKGEIQVNRGFRIQMNSAIGPYKGGIRFHPTVNLSVLKFLAFEQVFKNSLTTLPMGGGKGGSDFDPQGKSDMEVMRFCQAFMTEMCKHIGPETDVPAGDIGVGAREIGYLFGQYKKIRNEFTGVLTGKGLAYGGSLIRPEATGYGVVYFAEQMLKTIGQDFKNKIVTVSGFGNVAWGVIKKVSELGGKVVTISGPDGYIYDKDGIDGEKIDYLLELRSSGNNRAEDYAKKYPSAEFHAGKRPWEVKCDVAIPSATQNELDLEDAKVLVGNGCVCVTEAANMPSTLDAINYFLDNKVLFSPGKASNAGGVATSGLEMTQNSIRLNWTSEEVDARLKEIMIGIHKACRDYGKEEDGYVNYVKGANIAGFVKVAEAMLAQGVV, from the coding sequence ATGGAACAATATAATATTGACCAGAAAATCCAAGAGTTTATTGCTAAGATTGAAGCAAAAAACCCTAATGAACCAGAATTTTTACAAGCTGTAAAAGAAGTCGCTGTAACTGTAATTCCGTTTATTATGACCAAAAAGGAATATACAGGGATGAAGTTGCTAGAGAGAATGGCTGAAGCTGAGAGAATAATCATTTTCAGAGTTCCATGGGTTGATGACAAAGGTGAAATTCAGGTAAACAGAGGTTTCAGAATTCAAATGAACTCTGCGATTGGACCATATAAAGGAGGAATCCGTTTTCACCCGACTGTAAACCTTTCCGTTCTTAAATTCTTAGCTTTTGAGCAGGTATTTAAAAACTCTTTAACTACTCTTCCAATGGGTGGTGGTAAAGGAGGTTCAGACTTCGATCCGCAAGGGAAATCTGATATGGAGGTAATGCGTTTTTGCCAGGCTTTCATGACGGAAATGTGCAAGCATATCGGCCCTGAAACAGATGTTCCTGCAGGAGACATCGGTGTTGGAGCCAGAGAAATCGGATATTTATTCGGACAGTATAAAAAAATCAGAAACGAATTTACAGGAGTTCTTACAGGAAAGGGTCTTGCTTACGGGGGGTCACTGATCCGTCCTGAAGCTACAGGATATGGTGTTGTTTACTTCGCAGAGCAAATGCTTAAAACGATCGGGCAGGATTTCAAAAATAAAATCGTAACGGTTTCAGGTTTCGGAAACGTAGCTTGGGGAGTTATCAAAAAAGTATCTGAACTAGGAGGAAAAGTGGTAACGATTTCCGGACCGGACGGATATATCTATGATAAAGACGGTATCGACGGAGAAAAAATCGATTACTTATTAGAATTAAGATCTTCAGGAAACAACAGAGCTGAAGATTACGCTAAAAAATACCCATCTGCAGAATTCCATGCCGGAAAACGTCCTTGGGAAGTGAAGTGTGATGTTGCTATCCCTTCTGCCACTCAGAACGAACTGGATCTGGAAGATGCTAAAGTATTGGTAGGAAACGGTTGCGTTTGTGTAACTGAAGCAGCTAATATGCCTTCAACTTTGGATGCTATTAACTATTTCTTAGACAACAAAGTATTGTTCTCTCCAGGAAAAGCTTCTAATGCTGGTGGTGTTGCGACTTCTGGTCTTGAAATGACTCAAAACTCAATCCGTCTAAACTGGACATCTGAGGAGGTAGATGCAAGACTGAAAGAAATCATGATTGGAATCCACAAAGCATGTAGAGACTACGGAAAAGAGGAAGATGGCTATGTAAACTACGTAAAAGGTGCCAATATCGCCGGATTCGTGAAAGTTGCAGAGGCAATGTTAGCTCAAGGAGTGGTATAA
- a CDS encoding YkgJ family cysteine cluster protein, translated as MNLDFYKKQAIQKQKEHKKFLDGLKKKPPKNLDYIVQDTHDEVFEKIDCLQCANCCKTTGPLYTEKDIERIAKHLRMKTADFEAKFLRVDEDNDKVLQNLPCFFLNDDNTCSIYEVRPKACREYPHTDRKKIYQINNLMLKNTIICPAAYEFVESMMKNIKA; from the coding sequence ATGAATTTGGATTTTTATAAAAAACAGGCAATACAAAAGCAGAAAGAACATAAAAAATTCTTAGACGGATTAAAGAAAAAGCCGCCTAAAAATCTTGATTATATTGTTCAGGATACCCATGATGAAGTTTTTGAAAAAATAGACTGTTTGCAATGTGCGAACTGCTGCAAAACAACCGGGCCTTTGTATACTGAAAAGGATATTGAACGTATTGCTAAACATCTCCGGATGAAAACCGCCGACTTTGAGGCTAAATTTTTGCGTGTGGATGAGGATAATGATAAAGTGCTACAGAATCTTCCCTGCTTTTTTCTGAATGATGATAATACCTGTTCTATTTATGAGGTGAGGCCAAAAGCATGTAGAGAATATCCTCATACAGATCGTAAAAAGATCTACCAGATCAATAATCTGATGCTGAAAAATACCATTATTTGTCCTGCAGCCTACGAATTTGTAGAAAGTATGATGAAAAATATAAAGGCATAA
- a CDS encoding ion channel — translation MARGFRQKIRQKNTENSGFGSNASGRFINKDGFPNVKRRGVNVFNKLSWYHTMLNLSSFRFLSYLVIAYVVVNLCFAFIYYLIGVEHLTGIDKSDPLNEFIDVFFFSSQTFTTVGYGRIAPVGFMASLVATFEAFLGLLTFAIATGLFYGRFSRPRAYLRFSDNAVIAPFQDTTALMFRLAPYKNNALSDADVIVSTAIEVIENGVPKSNFYRLEIQLSKINTLALNWTIVHKIDENSPFYGFTEEDFKNTDIEIIIQVRAFDEVFSNTVVQRTSYVSEEIIFGAKFVPMYSPSKDNLSTILDLDKINEYQKTELPSAIEVQQ, via the coding sequence ATGGCAAGAGGATTCAGGCAAAAAATTCGCCAGAAAAATACGGAAAACAGTGGCTTTGGAAGCAATGCTTCCGGAAGGTTCATTAACAAAGACGGTTTTCCCAACGTCAAAAGAAGAGGAGTGAATGTTTTTAATAAGCTCAGCTGGTATCACACTATGCTGAATCTGTCATCGTTCCGTTTCTTGTCTTATTTGGTGATTGCTTATGTTGTTGTAAATCTTTGTTTTGCATTCATTTATTATCTGATTGGAGTAGAGCACCTTACAGGAATTGACAAAAGTGATCCGCTAAACGAATTTATTGATGTGTTTTTTTTCAGTTCTCAGACTTTTACTACTGTTGGATATGGAAGAATTGCTCCGGTAGGCTTTATGGCAAGTTTAGTAGCTACTTTTGAAGCTTTTTTAGGGTTGCTTACCTTTGCCATTGCAACAGGTTTGTTTTATGGGAGGTTTTCAAGACCTAGGGCATATTTAAGATTTTCAGACAATGCCGTTATTGCCCCTTTTCAGGATACGACCGCTTTGATGTTCAGGCTTGCTCCTTACAAGAATAATGCTCTATCGGATGCGGATGTAATTGTCTCAACGGCAATTGAAGTTATTGAAAATGGCGTTCCCAAAAGTAATTTTTACAGGTTGGAGATCCAGTTGAGTAAGATCAATACATTGGCATTGAACTGGACTATTGTCCATAAAATTGATGAAAACTCGCCATTTTATGGTTTTACGGAAGAAGACTTTAAAAATACGGACATTGAGATCATTATTCAGGTAAGAGCTTTTGATGAAGTTTTTTCCAATACGGTAGTGCAAAGGACTTCTTATGTTTCGGAGGAAATCATTTTCGGAGCTAAATTTGTTCCGATGTATTCTCCAAGTAAAGATAACCTGTCAACGATTCTTGATCTGGATAAAATAAATGAATATCAAAAAACAGAGCTTCCTTCTGCAATAGAAGTACAACAATAA
- a CDS encoding group III truncated hemoglobin yields MKKLETRKDIEQLVNSFYAKVIKDEKIASFFTDIAKVDWDKHLPKMYSFWESILFGQMTYKGNPMGAHFPINEIKAMEQEHFDQWLSLWTQTVEENFAGENADLAIYKAQNIAKLMAFKMELARRL; encoded by the coding sequence ATGAAAAAATTGGAAACCCGAAAAGACATTGAACAGCTTGTCAATTCCTTTTATGCGAAAGTGATTAAAGATGAGAAGATTGCATCATTTTTCACAGACATCGCAAAAGTGGATTGGGATAAGCATCTTCCTAAAATGTATTCGTTCTGGGAATCTATACTTTTCGGTCAGATGACCTATAAAGGGAATCCGATGGGAGCACACTTTCCCATCAACGAGATCAAAGCTATGGAACAGGAACATTTTGACCAATGGCTTAGCTTATGGACACAGACTGTTGAAGAAAACTTTGCGGGAGAAAATGCCGATTTAGCAATTTATAAGGCACAAAACATTGCTAAGCTGATGGCTTTTAAAATGGAACTTGCAAGAAGACTTTAA
- a CDS encoding calcium:proton antiporter has translation MKLKELLHYTYIFPILAVGYYFSGLLGQGALYDAIGGILLIGAVLSAVHHAEVVAHKVGEPFGTIILALCITIIEVALIISLMVAGGDQAITLARDTVFAAVMLILNGILGICILVGGVKYYEQFFARTSATTYLVSIVSILVLTLVLPNFTSSVNGPFYNNAQLTFVSVACLVIYGVFLMVQTVRHRSYFIIPEEHPEEHYIPSLTKTLISFVFLVICLAIVVMMAKGLSSSIENMVQSLGAPKSLVGVIIAAVVLLPEGVAAIRAAKSNQIQSSLNLALGSALASIGLTIPAVSVVCIMYDIPLVLGLDKKDIILLSLSVFIVMLSLSRGKTNILYGTVLLVNLAAYIFTVIVP, from the coding sequence ATGAAACTAAAAGAACTATTACATTATACCTATATTTTCCCCATTCTGGCAGTCGGATATTATTTTTCCGGATTGCTGGGGCAAGGAGCTCTTTATGATGCAATTGGGGGGATTTTATTGATTGGTGCTGTTCTTTCAGCGGTACATCATGCGGAAGTGGTAGCTCACAAAGTTGGAGAGCCTTTTGGAACCATTATCTTAGCACTTTGTATCACCATCATTGAAGTGGCTTTAATAATCTCATTAATGGTTGCTGGAGGAGATCAGGCTATTACCTTGGCAAGAGACACTGTTTTTGCTGCGGTAATGCTTATTCTGAATGGAATTTTAGGAATTTGTATATTAGTTGGAGGAGTGAAGTACTATGAACAGTTTTTTGCCAGGACTTCGGCCACAACATATCTTGTAAGTATTGTTTCCATTCTTGTGCTTACCTTGGTGTTGCCTAATTTTACTTCAAGTGTTAATGGTCCTTTTTATAACAATGCCCAGCTTACTTTTGTTTCTGTTGCCTGCCTCGTTATTTATGGAGTTTTTTTAATGGTACAAACCGTAAGGCACAGGAGTTATTTTATCATTCCCGAAGAACATCCTGAAGAACATTATATTCCTTCGCTGACTAAGACTTTGATTAGCTTTGTTTTTCTTGTGATCTGTTTGGCTATTGTGGTGATGATGGCAAAAGGTTTATCTTCATCCATTGAAAATATGGTGCAGAGTTTAGGAGCTCCTAAATCTTTGGTAGGAGTTATTATAGCTGCTGTTGTTTTGCTTCCTGAAGGGGTTGCTGCAATCAGGGCTGCAAAAAGTAATCAGATTCAGTCAAGTTTAAACCTTGCTTTAGGTTCTGCATTGGCAAGTATTGGATTAACGATTCCTGCAGTTTCAGTAGTTTGCATTATGTATGATATTCCTTTGGTGTTAGGATTAGATAAAAAAGATATCATTCTGCTTTCCCTGTCGGTATTTATTGTAATGCTTTCCTTAAGCAGGGGAAAAACCAATATTCTCTACGGAACAGTTTTGCTGGTAAACCTTGCGGCTTATATTTTTACGGTAATAGTGCCTTAA
- a CDS encoding DUF6122 family protein, producing the protein MDCFFWKTLTHYFLHLIFPGIIAFVFYRENWKKVYLIFLATMLVDLDHLFADPIFDPNRGSIGFHFLHSYYAIAVYFLMLFFKGNIRIIGIGLLLHMLTDFQDFHCWCH; encoded by the coding sequence ATGGATTGCTTCTTTTGGAAAACGTTAACCCATTATTTTTTGCACCTGATTTTTCCGGGGATTATTGCTTTTGTTTTCTATCGGGAAAACTGGAAGAAGGTATATCTGATTTTCCTGGCTACGATGCTGGTGGATCTCGACCATCTGTTTGCAGATCCTATTTTCGATCCGAACAGAGGCAGTATAGGCTTTCATTTTTTGCATTCCTATTATGCGATTGCAGTATATTTTCTGATGCTGTTTTTTAAAGGAAATATAAGAATTATTGGCATTGGGCTTCTGCTTCATATGCTGACCGATTTTCAGGACTTTCATTGCTGGTGTCATTAA
- a CDS encoding DNA alkylation repair protein → MLKEIEEALAVLSIPEKVEFFPKFFKTGKGEYGEGDLFLGVKVPDQRSVAKEYYTKISLEDLSTLLSSKYHEHRLTALFMLISKFEKTKDKAVKEEIIEFYLSHLKYVNNWDLVDSSCYKILGRYAFENQQEDLLRKLAVSEEMWHKRIAVVGTMHYVKKGAYELTKEFVTLNLKHPHDLMHKANGWLLREMGQKNEQELLNYLDQYYREMPRTCLRYAIEKLDEDVRQDYLKGRI, encoded by the coding sequence ATGCTAAAAGAAATAGAAGAAGCCCTAGCTGTTTTATCCATTCCGGAAAAAGTTGAATTTTTTCCAAAGTTCTTTAAAACCGGAAAAGGAGAGTATGGTGAAGGAGATCTGTTTTTAGGAGTGAAAGTTCCGGATCAGAGATCTGTGGCTAAAGAATATTATACTAAAATTTCACTAGAGGATCTAAGTACCCTGCTTTCATCAAAATATCATGAGCATCGCCTGACAGCTTTGTTTATGCTGATTTCTAAATTTGAAAAAACGAAAGATAAAGCGGTAAAAGAGGAAATCATTGAGTTTTACTTAAGCCATTTGAAATATGTCAACAATTGGGATCTTGTAGATTCAAGCTGTTATAAAATTCTCGGTAGATATGCGTTTGAAAATCAGCAGGAAGATTTATTAAGAAAACTAGCTGTTTCCGAAGAAATGTGGCACAAAAGAATTGCGGTGGTAGGAACGATGCATTATGTGAAAAAAGGAGCTTATGAGCTTACAAAAGAATTTGTAACACTGAATTTAAAACATCCCCATGACCTGATGCATAAAGCAAATGGCTGGTTATTGAGAGAAATGGGACAGAAAAATGAACAGGAACTGCTTAATTACCTGGATCAATATTACAGAGAAATGCCCCGAACTTGTCTCCGGTATGCAATTGAAAAATTGGATGAAGATGTGAGGCAAGATTATTTAAAAGGCAGAATCTGA